In Stenotrophomonas sp. ASS1, the following proteins share a genomic window:
- the hflX gene encoding ribosome rescue GTPase HflX, with translation MFDRSKKGEHALLIQPHFGKLEDDVLEEFGDLARSAGASIAATITARLDRPNPSTLIGSGKLDEIKAAADASGADLILVNHALSPGQERNLERFLERRVIDRTGLILDIFAQRAHSHEGKLQVELAQLRHLATRLVRGWTHLERQRGGSIGLRGPGETQLETDRRLLQKRVEQLQKRLEKVEVQRTQMRRARVRSELPRVALVGYTNAGKSTLFNAMTGAEAYAADQLFATLDPTVRRIAVPGGNVVLADTVGFVRDLPHDLVAAFRSTLSEAREADFLLHVVDAADPHREERIAQVDEVLTAVGAGDLPQLLVFNKIDRIEGADVRHDGQDGIPDESRRERVWISARDGQGLELLQAVLGKRLGLQHVTGELRLPPDAGRLRARLHQLEVIRSEQADEDGWLLQVDLPIAEAEKLAASADGAPIRALLPEKLPEW, from the coding sequence ATGTTTGACCGCTCGAAAAAGGGCGAACACGCCTTGTTGATCCAGCCCCATTTCGGCAAGCTGGAAGACGATGTGCTGGAAGAATTCGGTGATCTGGCCCGCTCGGCTGGGGCCAGCATCGCCGCGACGATCACCGCGCGCCTGGACCGTCCGAATCCGTCGACCCTGATCGGCAGCGGCAAGCTGGACGAGATCAAGGCTGCGGCCGACGCCAGCGGTGCCGACCTGATCCTGGTCAACCATGCGTTGAGCCCGGGCCAGGAGCGCAACCTGGAACGGTTCCTGGAGCGCCGGGTGATCGACCGAACCGGCCTGATCCTGGACATCTTCGCCCAGCGTGCGCACAGCCACGAAGGCAAGCTGCAGGTCGAGCTGGCGCAGCTGCGTCACCTGGCCACGCGGCTGGTGCGCGGCTGGACCCACCTGGAGCGCCAGCGCGGCGGTTCGATCGGCCTGCGCGGCCCGGGTGAAACCCAGCTGGAAACCGACCGCCGCCTGCTGCAGAAGCGGGTCGAGCAGCTGCAGAAGCGGCTGGAAAAGGTGGAAGTGCAGCGCACCCAGATGCGCCGTGCGCGCGTGCGCAGCGAGCTGCCGCGCGTGGCCCTGGTCGGCTACACCAACGCCGGCAAGTCGACCCTGTTCAATGCCATGACCGGCGCCGAGGCCTATGCCGCCGACCAGCTGTTTGCCACGCTGGACCCGACCGTGCGCCGCATCGCGGTGCCGGGCGGCAACGTGGTGCTGGCCGACACCGTCGGCTTTGTCCGCGATCTGCCGCATGACCTGGTCGCTGCCTTCCGCTCGACCCTGTCCGAGGCGCGCGAGGCCGATTTCCTGCTGCATGTGGTCGACGCCGCCGATCCGCACCGCGAGGAGCGCATCGCCCAGGTCGACGAGGTACTGACCGCGGTCGGTGCCGGTGACCTGCCGCAGTTGCTGGTGTTCAACAAGATCGACCGGATCGAGGGCGCTGACGTCCGCCACGATGGCCAGGACGGTATCCCGGATGAGTCGCGTCGCGAGCGGGTGTGGATTTCCGCGCGTGACGGGCAGGGCCTGGAGCTGCTGCAGGCGGTGCTGGGCAAGCGCCTGGGCCTGCAGCATGTCACCGGCGAACTGCGCCTGCCGCCGGATGCCGGCCGCCTGCGTGCGCGCCTGCACCAGCTGGAAGTGATCCGCAGCGAGCAGGCCGACGAAGACGGCTGGCTGCTGCAGGTCGACCTGCCGATTGCCGAAGCCGAAAAGCTGGCCGCCAGTGCCGACGGCGCGCCGATCCGGGCGCTGCTGCCGGAGAAACTGCCGGAGTGGTGA